The stretch of DNA CATTGTATGCTTTTTTGGCAATCTTAGCCGCATTTTCGTAGCCTATGTGCGTATTAAGCGCTGTCACCAACATGAGAGAGTTTTCAAGGTTTTCTTTGATCATCTGGTGATTTGGTTCAATGCCTACAGCACAATTTCTGTCAAACGAGTCACAAGCATCGCCTAAAATACGGGCAGAGTGCAACAAGTTAAAAATCATCATAGGTTTGAAAACATTCAACTCAAACTGACCAGTAGCGCCACCTATCGACACTGCCACATCATTGCCCATTACCTGAGCACATACCATAGTCAAAGCCTCACACTGAGTAGGGTTTACTTTGCCAGGCATAATAGATGAACCAGGCTCGTTTGCTGGAATAATGATTTCACCAATGCCACAACGAGGTCCAGAGCTAAGCATACGAATGTCATTACCTATCTTCATCAAACTTACTGCCAACTGCTTAAGTGCGCCAGAAGTCTCCACCATAGCGTCGTGCGCTGCTAAAGCCTCAAATTTGTTAGGAGCAGTTTGAAAAGGTAGGTTAGTAAGTGCGGCAATTTTTTGAGCTACTTTTTCGGCGTAACCTGCAGGAGTGTTCAAACCTGTACCTACTGCAGTGCCACCCAAAGCCAAGTAACTCATGTGGTCTAAGGTGTTTTTAATTGCCTTGATTGCAAAGTCAAGTTGAGCTACATACCCCGAAAACTCTTGTCCTAAGGTAAGTGGGGTAGCATCCATAAAGTGAGTACGACCAATTTTTACCACGTCTTTAAAAGCATTGGCTTTTTGTTGAAGGGTATTGCGCAACTGCTGAATTTTAGGTAAAGTATGGCGCTCTACCATCTTGTAAGCAGCAATGTGCATGGCGGTAGGAAAGGTGTCATTAGATGATTGTGACTTGTTTACATCATCATTGGGGTGAATAAACTTATCGTTGTCATTAAGTTTCCCTCCTTTGAGCACATGAGCGCGGTTTGCTACTACCTCGTTTACGTTCATGTTCGACTGGGTTCCAGAGCCAGTTTGCCATACAACCAATGGAAACTGGTCGTCTAAATCTCCATTAGAAATTTCGTCACAAACCTTGGCTATGTATTGTGCCTTTTCTTCTGGCAATACTCCCAGCTCGGCATTAGTCAAAGCTGCTGCTTTTTTTAATACAGCAAAAGCCCTGATAACTTCCAAAGGCATTTGATTGTCGCCAATGGCAAAGTTTTCACGAGAACGTTGGGTTTGAGCACCCCAGTATTTATCGGCAGGTACTTTTACCTCGCCCATTGTATCTTTTTCTATGCGATATTCCATGAACAAAAACTGTGTTGTAGTTTCTTTATCAATAATTTATTTTCTTGAACAAAATTAAAATATTTTAGAGTATAAGCATTGAAGGTAAACAGGAAAGTTGTCGAAAGTTTGAAAAGAGCAGTATTTCGTTATTGTTAAAGCCAAAAAATGAAGTTGATTGATCAATAACTAATAACCGAAGAAGGGTAATAGTAGGGGAGGGGTAATAAAAAAAGGTTGGCTTGATAGCCAACCTTCGAGTTTATATCTATGTCAAAACAGACATTATTTAAGTGTACGCTTGATTTCACGTTGTTCAAAGCTTTCAATAATATCTCCTACAAGAATATCATTAAAGTTTTTAACGCTCAAACCACACTCATAGCCTGCTCTTACTTCTTGAACATCGTCTTTGAATCGTTTCAGAGAACCTAGCTCACCTTCATATTTCACTATTTGGTCGCGAATCAGGCGAATCTTGTTATTTCTCTTCATATACCCATCCAATACATAACAACCAGCAATGGTACCCATTTTTGATATTTTGAATGTTTCGCGTATTTCTACGTTGCCTACAATCACTTCTTCAAACTTAGGTGCCAACATACCCACCATCGCGTCTTTTACATCGTTGATGGCATTGTATATAATAGAGTAAAGTTTTATCTGAACTCCTTCTTGCTCAGCCAATCGTTTGGCAGTATTAAATGGTCTTACCTGGAATCCAATGATAATTGCCTCAGAAGCAATGGCAAGTTGTACATCTGCCTCTGAAATACCCCCTACTGCTTTGTGAATTACCCTTACGGCAATTTCTTCAGTAGATAGTTTCAACAGTGAATCTGACAAGGCTTCTACCGAACCATCCACATCACCTTTTACAATGATCTTTAACTCCTGGAAGTTTCCAAGAGCGATTTCTCGTCCGATATCTTCCAGTGTTTTTCCACGAGTAGCCCTTACTTTTTGAGCACGTTGAATTTGCTCACGTTTGTTGGCTATTTCACGTGCTTCCCGCTCATTTTCCATTACTTTGAGCAAGTCACCCGATTGTGGTGCTCCATTTAATCCCAATACCTGTACAGGTGTAGAAGGTCCTACTTTTTGTAGGCGTCGTCCTAGATGATCCGTCATTGCTTTTACTCTACCGTGGTGAGATCCAGCCAAGATAACATCTCCAACTTCCATTGTTCCCGCTTGTACAAGTACAGTGGTTACATATCCTTTACCTTTATCCAGAGAAGCTTCCACTACAGTACCAGAAGCATTTTTATCGGGATTAGCCTTTAGTTCAAGTAGTTCAGCTTCCAGCAATACTTTTTCAAGTAATTCAGGAATACCTGCACCTGTTTTTGCCGAGATTTCCTGATCTTGGAATTTGCCACCCCAAGATTCAACCAATACCCCTTGCGAAGAAAGTTCTTCCCGGATTTTATCAGGATTAGCTGTTTCTTTATCTACCTTGTTAATAGCAATTACAATAGGTACATCAGCATTTTTGGCGTGATTGATTGCTTCCTTAGTTTGAGGCATCACGCGGTCATCGGCTGCCACCACCAATATCACTACGTCAGTTAGTTTGGCACCCCTTGCCCTCATCGCTGTAAAAGCTTCGTGACCAGGAGTATCAAGGAAAGCAATGCGTTTGCCACCGTCGGTTACTACATCATAAGCACCAATGTGCTGAGTAATACCCCCCGACTCAGAGTCGGTTACGTTACTGCTTCTGACATAGTCAAGCAAAGAAGTTTTACCGTGGTCTACGTGTCCCATAATGGTCACAATAGGTGCTCTTTCAGAGAGGTCTTCAACACGGTCAGGAGTTTCCTCCTCTTCCATCTTCACATCTTCTTCAGTACTGATAAAGTCTACATCATCATAATCAAACTCAAGTGCTATAAATTTAATAGCCTCTGCATCAAGACGTTGGTTAATAGATACAAACATCCCTAGGTTCAAACAAGTAGAAATCACCTCATTCACAGATACATCCATCAAAGATGCCATATCATTGGCTGAGATAAACTCTGTTACCTTTAAGATTTTTGTTGTCTCCTCTTCTTGTCCTTCTGCTTCTTTACGTTTGGCTCGTTTCTGAGCTTTGATCTTACTTCGGGTACTACCACTTGATCCTGTACCAGATCCCTGCACTTGCGCCATCGTTGCTTTTAAGCGATCGCGTATTTGCTTTGCAGAAATTTCTGTTTTCTGAGGATCATTGTTTCCTTTACCCTTATTTCTTCTGTCTTTTCTATTCCGAGACTGATTGTTCGAGTTTCGGTTACCACCACCTTGACTACGGTTTTGGTTGCCACCACCTTGGCTACGGTTTTGGTTATTGCCACCTTGACGATTGCCACCACCTTGGTTACGGTTTTGGTTATTGCCACCTTGACGATTGCCACCACCTTGGTTGTTGTTTGTGCCTCCTTGTTTGTTACCGTCAGAAGAGTTTTGCCCAACCTTTCGGTTTCTGACAAGTTTTTTCTTTTTCTTCTTTCTTTTCTCGTCAGAAGATGCAACAGGCTTACCTTTTTTCTTTGGTTTTTCTACCGGAAGCTCAATCTTACCTTTAATAGTAAGTCCCGAAAGTTGTTCAGCTTTTGCTTTGATTACCTCAACTTCAGGTTTCTTTTCTGTATCAGCTTTACCACTGGTGGTTGCCGATGACTCTTTTGCCTGGGCATTTTTTGCCGCAGGCTTTTCAACTTTTTCTTTGCTCTTATCCTTGTTTTTGTCCACAGGAGTTTTTTGAACGTTTGTAGAGGGTCTTTCCACTGTTTTTTCAGTTTGTGCCCTTGGTTTTTCTTCCTTGGGTTTGATGGGGTCTTTGGATTTCTGAATATTAGATGACACTGTTTTTTCTTCTGGGGCAGGTTTACCATCATTAGTAGCTTTTGCCTTATCAGAAGTATTTTTCTTATGAACTTCTTTGTTCGAAGTACCAGAGTTTTTTGGCTTATTTTTCTGGTTTGCTTTTCCTTTCTGCTGAGCGTTACCTTCTAAGTCTATTTTTCCTTTTACAGTAAGTCCTGGAAGTTTAGACGATGACTGTTTGTTGTCAGCGGTATCCGAGTTTTTTGTTTCTACAGTTTTTGGCGGAGTATTGGTTTTAGTTTTCCCTTCGTTGGGATTTGTTTCAACTTTTGTTTTCTTGTTTTCAGCACTAGCAGCGGTATCCGGGGTTTTAACTTTTTCCTTTTTGTTTTCTTGCTTGGCAGCTACATTTTCTTTTTTGCTAGATGTAGGTTTTTCCTCTATCAGGTTGTTGAGAGGCACATTAAACTCATTGGCCAAAATTTTCAATGCATCTACTGAAATTTTTGTACTTGGTTTAGGTTTAGTCTCTACCTTGACTCCTTTCGATATAAGAACCTCGGCAATGGTAGAAATGCCTACATTGAGTTTTTTTGCCGCCTGGCTTAGTTTTATGGTGTTTTTATCTGCCATCTAATACTTTTTTGTGTCTAATGCGTCTGTCTATGTTAAACTTTGACCCTTCTGATAAATATTTACTCTTGTTCTTCTTCTTCTTCAAACTCTCGTTTCAGAAGAGCAAGCAAATAATCTACAGTTTCTTCTTCTAGTTCGCTTCTGTTAATCAGGAGTTCTCTACCAACATTTAGGACACTTTTGGCGGTTTCCATACCCAAACGACGAAGTTCATCTCTTATCCAAGGTTCTATTTCTTCATCGTCAAATTCAGAAAGTTCTATGTCTTCCTCAATTTCATACTCGTCCATATCACGGTATACATCAATCTCCATTCCTACCAATTTACTGGCAAGCTTGATGTTATGCCCTCCTTTTCCGATGGCAAGTGATACTTGGTCTGGTTTTAAAAACACAGATACTCTGCCATCATCCTCCATTTTAATGCTTGTGATTTTTGCGGGGCTCAACGCACGAGTGATGTACAAATCTAAATTGTCGGTATAGTTTATTACATCAATGTTTTCGTTGTTTAGTTCACGAACAATACTATGGATTCGCGAACCCTTCATTCCAACACAAGCACCTACAGGATCTATGCGATCATCATAAGACTCTACTGCAACTTTTGCTCTTTCACCTGGTTGTCTTACTACTTTTTTAATAGTAATCAAGCCATCATACACTTCTGGTATTTCGCTTTCAAAAAGCCTTTCCAGAAAAATTGGAGATGTACGAGATAGGATGATCTTTGGGTTACCATTGATCATATCTACCCTGTGTACTACAGCTTTTGACATTTCGCCCTTACGGTATCTGTCTTTAGGTATCAGCTCGTTTTTAGGAAGCGAAAGCTCATTACCTTCAGAGTCAAGCAGTAACAATTCTCTGCTCAAAATCTGATGTACCTCAGTTACCACAATCTCATCCGTCATGTCTTTATATTTCAGATATAGATTCTCTTTTTCTACATCCTTGATTTTCTGAATGAGCGTTTGCCTTGCTGTCAAAATTGCGCGTCGACCAAAATCGCTTAGATAAACCGTCTGAGGAAATTCATCCCCAATGTCTTCTTCTGCAATTTCAGGGTCTATTTTTTTTGCCTCTGACAGGGTTACTTTGTCTAGTTCTTGGGCTTCTGGAGAATCATCTTCTACAATAATTCGGTTCCGATACATTTCCAAATCACCATCTTCTATGTTAACTATCACATCGAAGTTTTCATCAGAGGTGTATTTTTTCCGAATCATTGTTCTGAACACTTCTTCCAGAACTTGTTCCATCAAGACCTTGTCAATGTTTTTTGCCCGAGCAAATTCTGCAAACGAACTAATGATTTCTTGCTTGTCCAATTTGTATATCTTTTAATAAAAGTCTAATCTGTAAAATAAACTCAATCAACCAAACGAAATCATCACTTTGGTTTTCATTATCTGATCAAAAGGAATTTCTTCCTTTTCGGGAATTATTTTACCCTTCTTTTCAGGTTGTATTACAATGAGTTTGTCTTCAACTTTTTCTAAAACGCCTGTTTTATTGCCACCTTCATTTAGCGATACTTTTACTTTTCGCCCAATGTTTTTTATATACTGCCTTTGATTTTTTAGAGGCAAGTCTACTCCGGGAGATGAAACCTCCAGTGTATATGCACCTTCTATCAGGTTTTCTTCTTCTATGTATTTGCCAAGCCATCGGCTTAGTGTGGCACACCTGTCTATAGAAACGCCTTGGTCACCATCAATCAGTACTGTGAGTTTGGCTTTAGGCTTTTGATTTTTTAATATCACATCAATTAAAAAATACTCAGGCTCAAGGTGTTCTTTAATAAGTGTTGTTAATTTTTCTTCTTGATTCATTTAGTTATTGTGAACTCAAAAACTTTGAAACCCTTAAAATGAAAAAAAGGGCATGAAGCCCTTTTTTTTATATTTTGAGTAAGATTGCAAACCTAAAAGTTAAAAACTTTATTTGCAAACTTTGTTATGTACAAAATAATATATTACAAGGACTTCTTCATAATATCACTTCAGTAATTGAGAGTATAAGCTTTTAAAAACTTTTCTTTGAGTCACAAAAATAGAGTATTTTAGGTTGCCATACAAATTAAATTTTTACTTTATTTAAATTAAGTCTTGAATTAGAGCCCATTAAACTATTTTGTAATCCAAAAAGTAAGATGCGTGTTTGCTATAACTATAGACAAAAGGGCAATGATGGAGGTATGATTATTATTTACTTTGATGACTTTTGGAATAACTTTTTATTAACATTGCAAAAATTGAATTATTTCTAAATTTGTTGCCCAATGTTTTATTCACAAATCAAAAAATATCATTGGGTTTTGAGTCACAAAAAAGGTGTCAAAATAATTAGTCAAATCATAACATTGTATATAACACTATTGGTATGAGTAGAGATAACCAGAAACAAGCATTTATTCCACCATTAAAAATTCAGAATACACTTACTAACACAAAAGAGGTTTTCGAGCCTTTAAATCCTCCCTTTGTAGGAATGTATGTTTGTGGTCCTACTGTATATAATAACCCACACATAGGCAACGCCCGCCCCGCAGTGTTTTTTGATGTGTTATCCCGTTATCTTACGTATCTTGGCTATAAAGTGCGTTATGTGCGCAACATTACCGATGTGGGGCATTTGACAGGTAGCGAAAACGATGGAGAAGATAGGATCTCAAAGCAAGCCAAGCTTGAGCAGCTTGAGCCTATGGAGATAGTAAACATATATACCAACAAATACCTGGAGTTGATGGATGCCCTTAATGTAAAGCGTCCTAGCATTTCTCCAACAGCTACCGGACATATTGTAGAGCAAATAGATACTGTGCAAAAAATACTGGATGCAGGGCTGGCTTATGAGTCTGAAGGTTCGGTATATTTTGATGTGAAAAAATACAACGAGCGTCATAATTATGGAGAGCTTTCGGGCAGGGTAATAGATGAGTTGTTGGCAAATACGAGAGAAAATCTAGAGGGGCAAAGTGAGAAAAAGAACCCAATGGATTTTGCTATCTGGAAAAAAGCTTCTCCTGAACATTTGATGCGTTGGAACTCGCCTTGGGGCGAAGGTTTTCCTGGTTGGCACCTAGAGTGCAGCGTAATGAGCACAAAGTATCTGGGCGAACAGTTTGACATTCATGGGGGAGGAATGGACTTGATGTTTCCTCATCATGAATGTGAAATAGCTCAGGCAAAGGCTGCTAATGGTGGCAAAGCTCCGGTAAAGTATTGGATGCATAATAATATGTTAACCATTGATGGAGTAAAAATGAGTAAGTCGCCCAGGGTAAAGTGGAGCGAAGAAGCATTGACCAACCTGAAGACTGGAGGGCTTCCTGATGATTTGGTAGCCAAGGTAAAGGACTTGAACCAACCTCAGAAAGACGAGTTTGATGAAAAACCTGAGAAGTATTTGGGGAAGGAGGCACAACCGCATTTTAGACAAATACAAGAGCAGGCACAAGAGTTTGTAAACTTCATTACGATAGAAGAAGTTTTTACTGGAGAGCACGAAATTTTGGCTCAGGCGTACTCCCCTATGACCATTCGTTTGTTTATTTTACAGGCGCACTACCGTAGTACCATTGACTTTTCGAACAAAGCCTTGTTGGATGCTCAAAAAGCCTATAAGAAGTTAATGAATAGTTTGCGAGTCCTTAAGTTGATGGAGTATCCTACAGCAGCAGGAACACTTAATACAAAACTGGATCAGCAAATCAATGGGTTTTGTGACAATGCATTGCGTAGTATGAATGATGACATGAACACCGCAAAAGCATTGGCTCAAATATTTAACATCAATAAAAAAATTAATCATTTTTATACTCACCCACAAGACATAGCTACTATAGAGAAGGCAACATTTGACCGTATGAAGTCTTTCTTTATTACTTTTATTGTAGACGTGTTTGGGTTGATAGAAGAGAAAACGAATAAGCAAGAAGTATTAATCCAGGGAATGCTGGACTTGTATAAAGATGCTAAAGAAAATAAAGACTATGACAAAGTAGATCAGATTAGGACCACCTTCAAAGAAAGTGGCTTGCTGATCAAAGACCTAAAAACCGGGGTGGATTGGGCTTATGAGGAATAAATATTGAATCAGCACTTTTACTACTCATCTCTTTTAAAATACAAACATCAAAAAAAGTCAGGTGCATGCACCTGACTTTTTTTGTGGGTAAACCTCCTTTACTCTAGGTGTTGTATCATTTCAAAGCCTCTTACGTTACACTTACAGAGTATCGTTTACCTCTTTGTGATTTTAAGTATAAAACAATAAGATGTTTAAGAATTTATTACTGCTATTTATTACTACATTAATTTTTAGTAAAACGTATAGTCAAAGTTCCACTAGTAGTGCAGGTGGTGTTACTGCTCCCAAGTTTAGCAATGAGTTTATGAATATAGGAGTAGGTGCACGTGCTCTGGGTATGGCAAATACTCAGGTATCTATTGTCCAAGATGTAACCTCAGGTTATTGGAATCCAGCAGGTTTGCTGGACATAAAAAGTGATTATGATGTGGCGTTGATGCACTCTGAGTATTTTGGAGGCATCATTCAGTATGATTACGCTGGCTTTGCGGTGCCTATAGACTCTATGAGTCATTTAGGTATCTCTGTCATAAGACTAGGCGCAGATGATATTCCTGATACCCGGTTTTTATACGATGCTGACGGACGCTTAAATTATGACAATATCCGTTTTTTTGGGGTGGCAGATTATGGTTTTCTAGTATCCTATGCTCGCCACTTGCCCTGGATCAAAGGGCTGAAGGGGGGCGCCAATTTTAAAATTATCTATAGAAACGTAGGTAATTTTGCCAACGCCTGGGGTTTTGGTTTAGATGCTGGCTTAAAACTAGACCTTAAGAATGGTTGGCACTTTGGCGCAATGGCAAGAGATATTACAGGAACCTTTAATGCCTGGGCACACAATACTGCTTTGGTAGCTGAAGTTTTTGCCCAAACGGGCAATGCTATTCCAAGAAACTCTATTG from Microscilla marina ATCC 23134 encodes:
- the infB gene encoding translation initiation factor IF-2, translated to MADKNTIKLSQAAKKLNVGISTIAEVLISKGVKVETKPKPSTKISVDALKILANEFNVPLNNLIEEKPTSSKKENVAAKQENKKEKVKTPDTAASAENKKTKVETNPNEGKTKTNTPPKTVETKNSDTADNKQSSSKLPGLTVKGKIDLEGNAQQKGKANQKNKPKNSGTSNKEVHKKNTSDKAKATNDGKPAPEEKTVSSNIQKSKDPIKPKEEKPRAQTEKTVERPSTNVQKTPVDKNKDKSKEKVEKPAAKNAQAKESSATTSGKADTEKKPEVEVIKAKAEQLSGLTIKGKIELPVEKPKKKGKPVASSDEKRKKKKKKLVRNRKVGQNSSDGNKQGGTNNNQGGGNRQGGNNQNRNQGGGNRQGGNNQNRSQGGGNQNRSQGGGNRNSNNQSRNRKDRRNKGKGNNDPQKTEISAKQIRDRLKATMAQVQGSGTGSSGSTRSKIKAQKRAKRKEAEGQEEETTKILKVTEFISANDMASLMDVSVNEVISTCLNLGMFVSINQRLDAEAIKFIALEFDYDDVDFISTEEDVKMEEEETPDRVEDLSERAPIVTIMGHVDHGKTSLLDYVRSSNVTDSESGGITQHIGAYDVVTDGGKRIAFLDTPGHEAFTAMRARGAKLTDVVILVVAADDRVMPQTKEAINHAKNADVPIVIAINKVDKETANPDKIREELSSQGVLVESWGGKFQDQEISAKTGAGIPELLEKVLLEAELLELKANPDKNASGTVVEASLDKGKGYVTTVLVQAGTMEVGDVILAGSHHGRVKAMTDHLGRRLQKVGPSTPVQVLGLNGAPQSGDLLKVMENEREAREIANKREQIQRAQKVRATRGKTLEDIGREIALGNFQELKIIVKGDVDGSVEALSDSLLKLSTEEIAVRVIHKAVGGISEADVQLAIASEAIIIGFQVRPFNTAKRLAEQEGVQIKLYSIIYNAINDVKDAMVGMLAPKFEEVIVGNVEIRETFKISKMGTIAGCYVLDGYMKRNNKIRLIRDQIVKYEGELGSLKRFKDDVQEVRAGYECGLSVKNFNDILVGDIIESFEQREIKRTLK
- the nusA gene encoding transcription termination factor NusA, with amino-acid sequence MDKQEIISSFAEFARAKNIDKVLMEQVLEEVFRTMIRKKYTSDENFDVIVNIEDGDLEMYRNRIIVEDDSPEAQELDKVTLSEAKKIDPEIAEEDIGDEFPQTVYLSDFGRRAILTARQTLIQKIKDVEKENLYLKYKDMTDEIVVTEVHQILSRELLLLDSEGNELSLPKNELIPKDRYRKGEMSKAVVHRVDMINGNPKIILSRTSPIFLERLFESEIPEVYDGLITIKKVVRQPGERAKVAVESYDDRIDPVGACVGMKGSRIHSIVRELNNENIDVINYTDNLDLYITRALSPAKITSIKMEDDGRVSVFLKPDQVSLAIGKGGHNIKLASKLVGMEIDVYRDMDEYEIEEDIELSEFDDEEIEPWIRDELRRLGMETAKSVLNVGRELLINRSELEEETVDYLLALLKREFEEEEEQE
- a CDS encoding ribosome maturation factor RimP — its product is MNQEEKLTTLIKEHLEPEYFLIDVILKNQKPKAKLTVLIDGDQGVSIDRCATLSRWLGKYIEEENLIEGAYTLEVSSPGVDLPLKNQRQYIKNIGRKVKVSLNEGGNKTGVLEKVEDKLIVIQPEKKGKIIPEKEEIPFDQIMKTKVMISFG
- a CDS encoding putative type IX sorting system protein PorV2; amino-acid sequence: MFKNLLLLFITTLIFSKTYSQSSTSSAGGVTAPKFSNEFMNIGVGARALGMANTQVSIVQDVTSGYWNPAGLLDIKSDYDVALMHSEYFGGIIQYDYAGFAVPIDSMSHLGISVIRLGADDIPDTRFLYDADGRLNYDNIRFFGVADYGFLVSYARHLPWIKGLKGGANFKIIYRNVGNFANAWGFGLDAGLKLDLKNGWHFGAMARDITGTFNAWAHNTALVAEVFAQTGNAIPRNSIEITLPRLILSASKEFVIHKKFGALIAVDLNTTFDGRRNVPIQTERISIDPGMGVELNYLKKVFLRGGVHNIQQIKDTKGGTFTSFQPTFGVGINISRFTIDYAFTDVGNQSEALYSNVFSLKVAINK
- the cysS gene encoding cysteine--tRNA ligase, whose amino-acid sequence is MSRDNQKQAFIPPLKIQNTLTNTKEVFEPLNPPFVGMYVCGPTVYNNPHIGNARPAVFFDVLSRYLTYLGYKVRYVRNITDVGHLTGSENDGEDRISKQAKLEQLEPMEIVNIYTNKYLELMDALNVKRPSISPTATGHIVEQIDTVQKILDAGLAYESEGSVYFDVKKYNERHNYGELSGRVIDELLANTRENLEGQSEKKNPMDFAIWKKASPEHLMRWNSPWGEGFPGWHLECSVMSTKYLGEQFDIHGGGMDLMFPHHECEIAQAKAANGGKAPVKYWMHNNMLTIDGVKMSKSPRVKWSEEALTNLKTGGLPDDLVAKVKDLNQPQKDEFDEKPEKYLGKEAQPHFRQIQEQAQEFVNFITIEEVFTGEHEILAQAYSPMTIRLFILQAHYRSTIDFSNKALLDAQKAYKKLMNSLRVLKLMEYPTAAGTLNTKLDQQINGFCDNALRSMNDDMNTAKALAQIFNINKKINHFYTHPQDIATIEKATFDRMKSFFITFIVDVFGLIEEKTNKQEVLIQGMLDLYKDAKENKDYDKVDQIRTTFKESGLLIKDLKTGVDWAYEE
- the fumC gene encoding class II fumarate hydratase gives rise to the protein MEYRIEKDTMGEVKVPADKYWGAQTQRSRENFAIGDNQMPLEVIRAFAVLKKAAALTNAELGVLPEEKAQYIAKVCDEISNGDLDDQFPLVVWQTGSGTQSNMNVNEVVANRAHVLKGGKLNDNDKFIHPNDDVNKSQSSNDTFPTAMHIAAYKMVERHTLPKIQQLRNTLQQKANAFKDVVKIGRTHFMDATPLTLGQEFSGYVAQLDFAIKAIKNTLDHMSYLALGGTAVGTGLNTPAGYAEKVAQKIAALTNLPFQTAPNKFEALAAHDAMVETSGALKQLAVSLMKIGNDIRMLSSGPRCGIGEIIIPANEPGSSIMPGKVNPTQCEALTMVCAQVMGNDVAVSIGGATGQFELNVFKPMMIFNLLHSARILGDACDSFDRNCAVGIEPNHQMIKENLENSLMLVTALNTHIGYENAAKIAKKAYNENSTLREAAIALGLLTSEQFDEWVVPQNMIGSIKK